From the genome of Bubalus bubalis isolate 160015118507 breed Murrah chromosome 2, NDDB_SH_1, whole genome shotgun sequence, one region includes:
- the KCNK5 gene encoding potassium channel subfamily K member 5 isoform X2: protein MIFAATVITTIGYGNVAPKTPAGRLFCVFYGLFGVPLCLTWISALGKFFGGRAKRLGQFLTKRGVSLRKAQITCTAIFILWGVLVHLVIPPFVFMVTEEWDYIEGLYYSFITISTIGFGDFVAGVNPSANYHALYRYFVELWIYLGLAWLSLFVNWKVSMFVEVHKAIKKRRRRRKESFESSPHSRKALQVASGAASKDVNIFSFLSKKEETYNDLIKQIGKKAMKTGGGGERGPGPGPPRGGLPALPASLTPLVVYSKSQVPSLEEVSQTLRSKGHVSRPSGEEARAGPPEEGSPTSEVFINQLDRISEEGEPWDAQDYHPLIFQNADITFANEEAGLLDEDTSKSSLEDNLASEERPQEGATAEAPLNLGEFPSSDESTFTSTESELSVPYEQLMNEYNKAKCPEGT from the exons ATGATTTTTGCAGCCACAGTCATCACCACCATCG gTTACGGCAACGTGGCCCCCAAGACTCCCGCCGGACGCCTCTTCTGTGTCTTCTATGGCCTCTTTGGGGTGCCGCTCTGTCTGACGTGGATCAGTGCCCTGGGCAAGTTCTTCGGGGGACGTGCCAAGAGGTTGGGCCAGTTCCTCACCAAGAGAGGCGTGAGCCTG CGCAAGGCGCAGATCACATGCACAGCCATCTTCATCCTGTGGGGAGTGCTGGTCCACCTGGTGATCCCGCCCTTCGTGTTCATGGTGACGGAGGAGTGGGACTACATCGAGGGCCTCTACTACTCCTTcatcaccatctccaccatcgGCTTTGGCGACTTTGTGGCCG GTGTGAACCCCAGCGCCAACTACCACGCCCTGTACCGCTACTTCGTGGAGCTCTGGATCTACCTGGGACTGGCCTGGCTGTCACTGTTTGTCAACTGGAAGGTGAGCATGTTTGTGGAGGTGCATAAGGCCATTAagaagcggcggcggcggcgaaaAGAGTCCTTCGAGAGCTCCCCACACTCCAGGAAGGCCCTGCAGGTGGCGAGCGGTGCGGCGTCCAAGGACGTCAACATCTTCAGCTTCCTGTCCAAAAAGGAGGAGACTTACAACGACCTCATCAAGCAGATTGGGAAGAAGGCCATGAAGACAGGTGGCGGTGGGGAGCGGGGCCCGGGGCCGGGGCCCCCCAGGGGTGGGctgccagccctgcctgcctccctaaCCCCCTTGGTGGTCTACTCCAAGAGCCAAGTGCCCAGCTTGGAAGAGGTGTCCCAGACGCTGCGGAGCAAAGGACACGTGTCGCGGCCCAGTGGAGAGgaggccagggctggaccccCTGAGGAGGGCTCCCCCACCTCCGAGGTGTTCATTAACCAGCTGGACCGCATCAGCGAGGAGGGCGAGCCATGGGATGCCCAGGACTACCACCCACTGATCTTCCAGAATGCCGACATCACTTTTGCGAATGAGGAGGCTGGCCTGTTGGACGAGGACACCTCCAAGTCCTCACTGGAGGACAACCTGGCCAGCGAGGAGAGGCCCCAGGAGGGGGCCACAGCCGAGGCGCCCCTGAACCTGGGCGAGTTCCCCTCCTCGGACGAGTCCACCTTCACCAGCACAGAGTCGGAGCTCTCCGTGCCTTACGAACAGCTGATGAACGAATACAATAAGGCAAAGTGCCCCGAAGGCACGTGA